In Nostoc sp. GT001, a genomic segment contains:
- a CDS encoding HEAT repeat domain-containing protein: protein MYDEDDLSLLDIEEELESPLDKIEPLTAESVVAKPDPEVMLALLENPQPQQRMLAARAFCDIEDARATPHLIRLLTDTCPLVRVSAAYGIGRNPSLEAVSPLIAQLNSDWNGYVRKGVVWALGNCRDRRSLAPLANALRTDISAVRLWAASALAQMAEVGYEAVIGATPPLIEALVQDPVAAVRSNSAWAIGQLCRELPSNVVYATAIDALIQAFAEDQDLGVREDAKASLLGVGDPRGLQLIETLEQEGWF from the coding sequence ATGTATGACGAAGACGATCTAAGCCTACTCGATATTGAGGAGGAGCTAGAAAGCCCCTTAGATAAAATAGAGCCGCTAACTGCCGAATCAGTTGTGGCCAAGCCCGATCCAGAAGTGATGCTAGCCTTGCTGGAAAATCCCCAGCCCCAGCAAAGAATGTTAGCGGCACGTGCTTTTTGTGATATAGAAGATGCCCGTGCTACCCCCCATCTGATTCGCCTGTTAACTGATACCTGTCCCTTGGTGCGGGTAAGTGCAGCTTATGGCATCGGACGCAATCCCAGTTTAGAAGCAGTGAGTCCGTTAATTGCTCAACTAAACAGTGATTGGAATGGCTATGTGCGTAAAGGTGTAGTTTGGGCTTTAGGAAACTGTCGCGATCGCCGTTCTTTAGCACCTTTAGCAAACGCCCTCAGAACCGACATTTCCGCAGTGCGTTTGTGGGCTGCTAGCGCCTTAGCACAGATGGCAGAAGTGGGTTATGAAGCAGTGATAGGGGCAACACCACCTTTAATTGAAGCCTTAGTTCAAGATCCTGTGGCAGCAGTACGGAGTAACAGTGCTTGGGCAATTGGTCAACTGTGCCGCGAACTACCTTCTAATGTAGTTTATGCCACTGCGATCGATGCCCTAATTCAAGCCTTTGCCGAAGACCAAGATTTGGGAGTCCGAGAAGACGCCAAAGCCTCACTATTAGGAGTAGGCGATCCCCGTGGCTTACAGCTGATTGAAACCCTAGAACAAGAAGGGTGGTTTTGA
- a CDS encoding transposase family protein, whose protein sequence is MNLIEAIQGVPDYRHARGIRHRLWIILTIVLLGSCTGYWGYKPLAEFTKNHRLSLIKLLDLSPDIQFPSASTFRNIMMSIDFQILAELFNVWAEKSLPINFKELFAIDGKCIKSTVTGGNQSYQNFVSIVSVFSL, encoded by the coding sequence ATGAATTTAATCGAAGCAATCCAAGGGGTTCCCGATTATCGACATGCTAGAGGTATTAGACATAGACTTTGGATAATACTAACTATAGTTTTGTTAGGTAGTTGTACAGGATATTGGGGGTATAAACCTTTAGCTGAGTTCACAAAAAATCATCGATTATCTCTAATCAAATTATTAGATTTATCTCCAGATATTCAATTTCCGTCAGCATCAACATTCAGAAATATTATGATGTCAATTGATTTTCAGATATTAGCTGAACTGTTTAACGTCTGGGCAGAAAAGAGTTTGCCAATTAATTTCAAAGAATTATTTGCCATCGATGGGAAATGTATTAAAAGTACTGTAACCGGGGGAAATCAATCCTATCAAAACTTTGTGAGTATCGTTTCAGTTTTCAGTTTATAG
- a CDS encoding sorbosone dehydrogenase family protein — protein MKVIARFLLPVFLMILAAACNQTRANSDNPTPQKSVPSAQLTQNPTQPKNIVRTEALSPTPIRINLKNLPAPFATESASKRPEVVPIPQNPVLRVPPGFTVNVFAEGLDAPRWLALTPSGDVLVTETGQNRIRLLRDSNGDGIADVRETFASGENGLNRPFGMAFVDNSFFLGNTDAVVRFPYSQGQNQITGKGEKIADLPAQGYNNHWTRNVVVSPDRNKLYVSVGSGTNVDEEPLPRASIQVMNLDGSQQQTFASGLRNPVGLDFHPITKELYTTVNERDGIGDELVPDYLTRVKQGAFYGWPYAYLTPNNLDPRQKTDDKSKRPDLVARTQTPDVLFQAHSAALGLQFYDGKTFPKKYQNGAFAAFRGSWNRDRGTGYKIVFVPFDAKGRSLGYYEDFLTGFLLNPSVPTTWGRPVGLLVLPDGSLLLTEEANNRIYRIQYTGG, from the coding sequence ATGAAAGTTATTGCGCGTTTTTTGCTGCCAGTTTTTTTAATGATTTTGGCAGCAGCCTGTAACCAGACTCGCGCTAACTCAGATAATCCTACACCTCAAAAATCTGTACCTTCTGCCCAACTGACACAGAATCCTACGCAGCCAAAAAATATTGTCCGTACTGAAGCACTTTCACCTACACCCATCCGCATCAATCTGAAGAATTTACCAGCACCCTTCGCAACAGAAAGTGCCTCTAAGCGGCCAGAGGTTGTACCGATTCCGCAAAACCCGGTGCTGCGTGTACCGCCAGGATTTACAGTAAATGTCTTTGCCGAAGGTTTAGATGCGCCACGCTGGCTAGCTTTAACTCCCAGTGGGGATGTATTGGTGACTGAAACCGGGCAAAATCGGATTCGTCTGTTACGTGACAGCAATGGCGATGGTATAGCCGACGTTCGAGAAACCTTTGCTAGTGGGGAAAACGGACTCAATAGACCCTTTGGTATGGCTTTTGTAGATAATTCGTTTTTTCTGGGGAACACAGATGCTGTGGTGCGTTTTCCCTATAGCCAAGGCCAAAACCAGATTACAGGTAAAGGGGAAAAAATTGCCGATTTGCCCGCTCAAGGTTATAACAACCATTGGACGCGCAATGTCGTTGTCTCACCCGATCGCAATAAATTATATGTTTCAGTCGGTTCAGGAACAAATGTGGATGAGGAACCCTTACCACGGGCTTCGATACAGGTGATGAATTTGGATGGTTCCCAACAGCAAACTTTTGCTTCCGGCTTGCGTAACCCTGTTGGTTTAGACTTTCATCCTATAACTAAGGAACTTTATACCACTGTCAACGAACGGGATGGAATTGGTGATGAATTGGTTCCAGACTATCTAACACGCGTTAAACAGGGGGCATTTTACGGCTGGCCCTATGCTTATCTAACGCCAAACAACCTCGATCCACGGCAAAAAACTGATGACAAAAGTAAACGTCCTGATTTAGTAGCCCGGACTCAAACGCCAGATGTGCTGTTCCAGGCGCACTCCGCAGCATTGGGTTTGCAGTTTTATGATGGTAAAACGTTTCCGAAAAAATACCAGAATGGTGCTTTTGCGGCTTTTCGTGGTTCTTGGAATCGCGATCGCGGCACTGGTTATAAAATTGTATTTGTTCCCTTCGATGCTAAAGGGCGATCGCTTGGCTACTACGAAGATTTTCTCACAGGATTTTTGCTAAACCCTTCTGTACCAACCACTTGGGGACGACCTGTAGGTTTACTCGTGTTGCCAGATGGTAGTCTACTACTAACAGAAGAAGCCAATAATCGGATTTATCGGATTCAGTATACGGGTGGTTAA
- a CDS encoding GNAT family N-acetyltransferase, giving the protein MSEQLLPGYIIRRGSLLERSLLLKFMQRTYQDLFPNEDFSHLEQTVKQYFSSDTPLWWVEEEGEQRSRGAGEQGSNKESLSSAPLPLCPSVTERWSLSVAEMSRSRSVSQRSAAPHPPIACLWVGNAIDQVHGNRHAHIFILYVVPEHRRRGIGTALMRYVENWAIQRGDRQIGLQVFQSNKPALNLYNQLGYQTQSIWMVKFLSAEK; this is encoded by the coding sequence GTGTCTGAGCAACTATTACCTGGATATATTATTCGCCGTGGCTCCCTTTTGGAGCGATCGCTGCTGCTTAAATTTATGCAGCGAACTTACCAGGATCTTTTTCCCAATGAGGATTTTTCCCACCTAGAGCAAACAGTTAAGCAATACTTCTCCAGCGATACGCCCTTGTGGTGGGTAGAAGAGGAGGGGGAGCAGAGGAGCAGGGGAGCAGGGGAGCAGGGGAGCAATAAAGAATCTCTCTCCTCTGCCCCTCTGCCTCTCTGCCCCTCGGTCACTGAGCGTTGGTCATTGAGCGTAGCCGAAATGAGCCGTTCGCGCAGCGTCTCGCAGAGAAGTGCTGCTCCCCATCCCCCGATAGCTTGCCTCTGGGTGGGCAATGCCATAGATCAAGTACATGGGAACCGTCATGCTCACATTTTTATCCTCTACGTTGTACCAGAACATCGGCGGCGGGGTATTGGTACAGCTTTGATGCGATATGTGGAAAATTGGGCTATTCAAAGAGGCGATCGCCAGATTGGACTGCAAGTGTTTCAATCCAATAAACCCGCATTGAATCTTTACAATCAGTTAGGTTATCAAACCCAATCCATCTGGATGGTAAAATTCCTGAGTGCAGAAAAATAA
- the dndE gene encoding DNA sulfur modification protein DndE, which translates to MESPIERIKLSQTAKDQLTKLKRSTKIDQWNILCRWAFCRSLAEATTPSPVPIPQDSNVEMSWRVFGGEMSDILLLALKQRCHNDGYPTDKETLATQFRLHLHRGIGYLAGDPNIKKIEDLIELAVKN; encoded by the coding sequence ATGGAATCACCAATCGAAAGAATAAAACTGTCTCAAACAGCCAAAGACCAACTTACCAAACTTAAGCGCAGCACCAAAATCGACCAATGGAATATCCTTTGTCGTTGGGCATTTTGTCGTTCCCTCGCAGAAGCAACTACACCCTCCCCCGTCCCAATTCCCCAGGATAGCAATGTCGAAATGAGTTGGCGCGTTTTTGGTGGCGAAATGTCTGATATACTCCTCCTCGCCCTCAAGCAACGCTGTCACAATGACGGTTATCCCACCGATAAAGAAACTCTCGCCACCCAATTCCGCTTACATTTGCATCGCGGTATTGGTTACTTAGCAGGCGATCCAAATATCAAGAAAATTGAAGATTTAATTGAACTGGCGGTTAAAAATTGA
- a CDS encoding EAL domain-containing response regulator yields the protein MPKILIIEDEEAVRENILDLLEAEDFETIAAANGRIGVHLAISEAPDLILCDMMMPEIDGYGVLTVLRQDPSTATIPFIFLTAKSAKSDFRQGMDMGADDYITKPFTRTELLSAIMNRLEKYATLKRYLSPQIIINNLSPKMQLLEISLHRAIKQHNFQEFEIYYQPIVDIASGKIIGAESLLRWQSPELGMIYPTEFIPLAESTGLIIPIGKWVLKRVCQQIKSWRNAGINSLIVAVNLSVIEFNQPDFIHNVVNFISVNNLEPHDLELELTESMIMQDVNSAIATMSKLQSLGVKIAIDDFGTGYSSLIYLKNLPINTLKIDRYFIHNVANDSQKSAIAKALIQMAHNLNLDVVAEGVETEAELGFLRQHNCNFMQGFLFSRPLPAAEFENFLFTNKCLYV from the coding sequence ATGCCCAAAATCTTAATAATAGAAGATGAAGAAGCAGTACGTGAAAACATTTTAGATTTGCTAGAAGCTGAGGACTTTGAAACTATTGCTGCGGCTAATGGCAGAATCGGGGTACATTTGGCTATTTCCGAAGCTCCTGATTTAATTCTTTGTGATATGATGATGCCAGAAATTGACGGTTATGGCGTGCTAACAGTATTACGTCAAGATCCATCAACAGCAACAATTCCCTTCATATTTCTCACTGCCAAATCTGCCAAATCTGACTTCCGTCAAGGTATGGATATGGGTGCAGATGACTATATAACTAAGCCATTCACTCGAACTGAGTTATTAAGTGCCATCATGAACAGGTTGGAAAAATACGCTACTTTAAAAAGGTATTTATCTCCTCAGATTATCATTAATAACTTGTCTCCAAAAATGCAGTTGTTAGAAATTAGCTTACACCGAGCTATAAAACAACATAATTTTCAAGAATTTGAAATTTATTATCAACCAATAGTCGATATTGCATCTGGAAAAATAATAGGTGCTGAAAGTTTATTGCGCTGGCAAAGTCCAGAATTAGGAATGATTTATCCAACAGAATTTATTCCGTTAGCAGAGTCTACAGGTTTAATTATTCCGATTGGAAAATGGGTATTAAAAAGGGTATGTCAACAAATTAAAAGCTGGCGTAATGCTGGAATTAATTCATTGATTGTTGCTGTAAATTTGTCAGTAATTGAATTTAATCAGCCAGATTTCATTCATAATGTAGTTAATTTTATATCTGTGAATAATCTAGAACCACATGACCTAGAACTAGAACTAACTGAAAGTATGATTATGCAAGATGTAAATAGTGCGATCGCTACTATGAGCAAATTGCAATCTTTGGGTGTAAAAATTGCGATTGATGATTTTGGTACGGGTTATTCTTCTTTGATTTATCTGAAAAACTTACCAATCAATACATTAAAAATAGATCGTTATTTTATCCATAATGTTGCTAACGATTCGCAAAAGTCAGCCATCGCTAAGGCATTAATTCAGATGGCTCATAATCTTAATCTAGATGTAGTGGCTGAAGGTGTAGAGACGGAAGCAGAACTAGGTTTTTTACGCCAACACAACTGTAATTTTATGCAAGGTTTTCTATTTAGTCGTCCCTTACCAGCAGCAGAATTTGAAAATTTTTTGTTCACTAACAAATGTTTGTATGTGTAA
- a CDS encoding DUF726 domain-containing protein yields MRNNNLLYVLNNAGWRHSVYHLWWDSGLFESSLMGFGLGHWHKTKYRAERFGRDYFPHLIRNQIPEKNVSFMAHSLGARVAYYCMEGWTEKQHLLENVILLAGAVRRDSSKDWGYVTSQITGNLINVYSSDDKTLKYIFKIAEGGQNACGRKPIKEYHPRIANEDATYLIGKSHSPSKCFDYLPELVRKGLWQI; encoded by the coding sequence GTGAGAAACAATAATTTGCTTTATGTCTTAAATAATGCTGGTTGGCGACATTCTGTATATCATTTATGGTGGGATTCTGGTCTTTTTGAAAGTTCTCTTATGGGTTTTGGTCTTGGTCACTGGCATAAAACCAAATATCGTGCAGAACGATTTGGGAGAGATTACTTTCCTCATTTGATTCGTAATCAAATTCCTGAAAAAAATGTCTCTTTTATGGCTCATTCATTAGGGGCGCGTGTTGCTTATTATTGTATGGAAGGTTGGACAGAAAAACAACATTTATTAGAAAATGTGATTCTTCTTGCTGGTGCTGTTCGTAGAGATAGTAGCAAAGATTGGGGATATGTAACTTCCCAGATCACAGGAAACTTAATCAATGTATATAGCTCTGATGATAAAACATTAAAATATATATTCAAAATAGCTGAAGGAGGACAAAATGCTTGTGGACGGAAACCAATAAAAGAGTATCACCCTAGAATTGCCAATGAAGATGCAACATATCTAATAGGTAAAAGCCATAGCCCATCTAAGTGCTTCGACTACTTACCAGAGTTAGTTAGAAAAGGGTTATGGCAGATATGA
- a CDS encoding DNA phosphorothioation-associated putative methyltransferase: MPEALEIERHRAAIARPDISRPVRLAIEGSILNQDTTFFDYGCGYGGDVQRVKNLGYTSAGWDPYYYPDVPRTPADVVNLGYVLNVIEDSEERRQSLIQAWELTGKVLIVAAQILINAPSKTQLAYNDGIVTRRNTFQKYYEQQELKTYIDEVLNVDAVPIALGVYFVFRDEAEKESYKAIRFFSTTSTPRVRIPTKRFEDYQEQLQPLMAFFTKRGRLPVKGELENEQELLSEFGNFRRAFGVILQATDEAEWDAIAYRRSLDIQVYLALTHFDKRPAWQKLAPEMRHDIKAFFSSYEEACQVSDQKLFSLGKPGVIKAACEKSKIGKHTRGALYVHVSALAALDPVLRICEGCASRTIGRIDEATLIKYHTDKPQISYLSYPEFDTDPHPALKASIGIDLKTLFVTHRDYETRANPPILHRKETFVTSDYPGYEEFAKLTQQEQELGLLNQKSDIGTREGWEKCLAAYRVEIRGHQVYPIQES, encoded by the coding sequence ATGCCTGAAGCGCTAGAAATTGAGCGTCATAGAGCTGCGATCGCTCGCCCCGACATCTCTCGCCCTGTACGATTGGCTATAGAAGGGTCAATCCTCAATCAAGACACCACTTTTTTTGACTACGGCTGCGGCTACGGTGGTGATGTGCAGCGAGTAAAAAACTTAGGCTACACCAGTGCAGGTTGGGATCCTTACTACTATCCTGATGTACCACGCACCCCCGCCGATGTGGTTAACCTGGGTTATGTCCTCAACGTCATTGAAGACTCAGAAGAACGCCGTCAAAGCCTAATCCAAGCTTGGGAACTCACTGGGAAAGTTTTAATTGTCGCGGCTCAAATCCTGATTAACGCTCCCAGCAAAACCCAACTTGCTTACAATGATGGCATTGTGACGCGCCGCAATACTTTTCAGAAATATTACGAACAACAAGAACTCAAAACTTATATTGATGAAGTCTTAAATGTCGATGCAGTACCGATCGCACTAGGCGTTTACTTTGTTTTTCGAGATGAAGCTGAAAAAGAAAGTTATAAAGCTATCCGCTTCTTTTCTACCACCTCTACACCGCGAGTACGCATCCCCACCAAGCGGTTTGAAGACTATCAAGAACAGCTGCAACCACTCATGGCTTTCTTTACCAAGCGCGGTAGACTACCTGTGAAAGGGGAATTGGAAAATGAACAGGAATTACTGAGCGAATTTGGTAACTTTCGCCGCGCCTTCGGTGTAATTTTGCAAGCAACTGATGAAGCAGAATGGGATGCGATCGCTTATCGTCGTTCTCTCGATATCCAAGTTTATCTCGCCCTGACTCACTTTGATAAACGCCCTGCATGGCAGAAGCTAGCGCCAGAAATGCGTCACGATATCAAAGCCTTTTTTAGTAGCTATGAGGAAGCTTGTCAAGTATCCGATCAAAAGCTTTTCAGCTTAGGTAAACCTGGGGTGATTAAAGCTGCTTGTGAAAAAAGCAAAATTGGAAAACATACACGCGGTGCGCTTTACGTCCATGTTTCGGCACTAGCAGCACTTGATCCCGTACTACGAATTTGTGAAGGTTGCGCTAGTCGTACCATTGGGCGTATCGATGAAGCGACATTAATTAAATATCACACTGATAAACCGCAAATATCCTATCTGTCTTACCCTGAATTCGATACCGATCCCCATCCGGCGTTAAAAGCCAGCATCGGTATTGATTTAAAAACCCTCTTTGTGACTCATCGAGACTACGAAACTAGGGCAAATCCACCGATTTTGCACCGGAAGGAAACATTTGTTACTAGCGACTACCCAGGCTACGAAGAATTTGCTAAACTCACCCAACAAGAACAGGAATTAGGGCTACTTAACCAAAAAAGCGACATTGGTACGCGTGAAGGTTGGGAAAAATGCCTCGCCGCATACAGAGTAGAAATCAGGGGACATCAGGTTTATCCAATTCAGGAAAGTTAA
- the dndD gene encoding DNA sulfur modification protein DndD, producing MIFLELVLQNFGPYSGKQVINLNPKIDEENSHPIILLGGMNGGGKTTLMDAIRLALYGPRAQCSTRGNLSYSDFLNQCVNNKIDPVADTRIELLFEHIENDKPIKYRVVRSWTKNPKDGKDTLGILGDSDTWPDALVNIWDEYIENLLPLGISNLFLFDGEQVKELAEQEIPPPVVVDAIRGLLGLELADRLAVDLDILVNRKLKEVGNSKDLANLEEIETRLTQQQEDYQTTEEKVEILKNQVEELEQKQQEAFDKFISEGGKIAAERNQLELQQNTKTAEIEQVRQSMCELAADVLPLALIPNLLNQAQTQGEKEFRHQQVQISKDLLLERDQRLLTWLNQVEISPIEVEKIQSFLIQDVDSLYAKTLQTEAPWLLADDETLSQLDNLIYHLQNSKLSAKEKLAILKNKEEEIHTLERQVQTAAAPEDYTKLRQALESVQNQVVEAKANYETIRRRLAELETIIAKSKRELSDYTVENIKHKNSEHIITSAAKVQNTLKIFREKLTLRKLNKLEEEVKNCFLYLLHKSDLVHRITIDTKTFSLLLYDLNGKAVPKHRLSAGEKQLLAIAFLWGLAKVSGHRLPVAIDTPLGRLDSSHRNNLVERYFPSASHQVILLSTDTEIGKKEVETLRENEAIAREYLLKYDFTTRQTTVVENQYFW from the coding sequence ATGATATTTCTTGAACTCGTATTACAAAACTTTGGCCCCTACAGTGGGAAACAGGTAATCAATCTTAACCCAAAAATTGATGAAGAAAACTCACACCCAATTATCTTATTAGGTGGGATGAATGGCGGCGGAAAAACCACCCTTATGGATGCCATTCGTCTCGCCCTTTATGGCCCCCGTGCCCAATGTTCTACCCGTGGTAATTTAAGTTATAGTGATTTTCTCAATCAATGTGTTAACAACAAAATAGATCCAGTTGCAGACACTCGTATTGAATTACTTTTTGAACATATTGAAAACGACAAACCAATAAAATATCGTGTTGTTCGTAGTTGGACAAAAAATCCTAAAGACGGTAAAGATACATTAGGTATTTTAGGTGACAGTGATACATGGCCTGATGCTTTAGTTAATATCTGGGATGAATATATTGAAAATCTCCTGCCATTAGGTATTTCTAACTTATTTCTCTTTGATGGTGAACAAGTTAAAGAACTCGCAGAACAGGAAATACCACCACCTGTTGTAGTAGATGCAATTCGCGGACTTTTAGGTTTAGAGTTAGCAGACAGATTAGCAGTTGATTTAGATATTTTAGTTAACCGAAAACTGAAAGAAGTTGGTAATAGTAAGGATTTAGCAAACCTAGAGGAAATTGAAACTAGGTTAACCCAACAGCAAGAAGATTATCAAACCACAGAAGAGAAAGTAGAAATTCTCAAAAATCAGGTAGAAGAATTAGAACAAAAGCAGCAAGAAGCCTTTGATAAATTCATTTCTGAAGGTGGGAAGATTGCAGCAGAACGCAATCAACTAGAACTACAGCAAAATACAAAAACTGCGGAAATTGAACAAGTACGTCAGTCAATGTGTGAATTGGCGGCTGATGTTTTACCTCTGGCATTAATTCCCAATTTACTTAATCAGGCGCAAACACAGGGTGAAAAAGAATTTCGGCATCAACAGGTACAAATTTCTAAAGATTTGTTACTTGAACGAGATCAGCGCTTACTCACTTGGCTAAATCAAGTTGAAATTTCTCCAATAGAAGTTGAAAAAATCCAATCATTTTTAATCCAAGATGTAGATAGTTTATATGCAAAGACTCTCCAGACGGAAGCACCTTGGCTATTAGCTGATGATGAAACTTTAAGTCAGCTAGATAATCTTATATATCACTTACAAAATTCTAAACTTTCTGCAAAAGAGAAATTAGCTATTCTCAAAAATAAAGAAGAAGAAATTCATACTCTAGAAAGGCAAGTGCAAACGGCAGCAGCACCAGAAGATTATACAAAGCTGCGTCAAGCATTAGAATCGGTACAAAATCAAGTTGTTGAAGCTAAAGCAAATTACGAAACAATCCGCCGCCGTTTAGCTGAATTAGAAACTATTATTGCCAAGTCAAAGAGAGAATTAAGTGATTATACCGTAGAAAATATTAAACATAAAAATAGCGAACATATTATTACCTCAGCAGCGAAAGTTCAAAACACACTCAAGATTTTTCGTGAAAAATTAACTCTGCGAAAACTCAATAAATTAGAGGAGGAAGTTAAAAACTGCTTCCTTTATCTCCTGCATAAATCTGATTTAGTGCATCGTATCACTATTGATACTAAGACTTTTAGCCTTTTGCTTTACGATTTAAATGGTAAAGCTGTGCCTAAACATCGTTTATCTGCTGGCGAAAAACAATTACTTGCGATCGCATTCCTCTGGGGTTTAGCGAAAGTCTCTGGACACCGCCTACCAGTAGCAATCGATACGCCACTAGGTAGACTCGACTCCTCTCATCGCAATAACTTAGTTGAACGTTACTTTCCATCCGCCAGCCATCAAGTAATTTTGTTATCTACCGATACTGAGATTGGCAAGAAAGAAGTAGAAACACTGCGAGAAAACGAAGCGATCGCCCGTGAATACCTCCTAAAATACGACTTCACTACCCGCCAAACAACAGTGGTAGAAAATCAATATTTTTGGTAG
- a CDS encoding phosphomannose isomerase type II C-terminal cupin domain → MTPNENNTQSNINELSPHSGTRYWGEVEVIEEGETYRISRVEIKPRHGIKPQIHYHRNEHWVVVSGVAKVTCGDAEILLNRNESTYVPAATLHKVDNPGHIPLVILEIQNGEYLGEDDTERPYDLNLVKPVAEGQ, encoded by the coding sequence ATGACTCCCAATGAAAATAATACTCAGTCAAATATCAACGAATTGTCTCCACATTCAGGTACACGATATTGGGGTGAGGTAGAGGTAATTGAGGAAGGAGAAACTTATAGAATTAGTCGTGTTGAAATCAAGCCCAGACACGGGATTAAACCACAAATTCATTATCATCGCAATGAACATTGGGTTGTAGTTTCCGGTGTGGCGAAAGTAACTTGTGGCGATGCGGAAATATTACTGAATCGAAACGAATCAACTTATGTCCCCGCAGCAACACTACATAAAGTAGATAATCCTGGGCATATTCCGCTAGTTATTCTGGAAATTCAAAATGGTGAATATCTGGGTGAGGATGATACTGAGCGCCCTTATGACTTAAATTTGGTCAAACCTGTAGCTGAAGGACAGTAA
- a CDS encoding AmpG family muropeptide MFS transporter → MRKIKSLLGVFGSRKMAALLFLGFSSGLPLLLIGNTLKAWMTVEKVDLAAIGWFSLASLPYSLKFLWSPLVDRFTLPVLGRRRGWLILTQIALIVAIAFMAFQQPKQALQLLAINAIVIAFISATQDIAVDAYRTDVLEKLEMGAGAAVFILGYRIALLVAGALALILADKLPWSSVYLFMAGTMVIGILATLFAPEPKEISPPGSLADAVILPFREFFQRQGIIKAILMLAFITLYKLGDALLSNMTTPFLLQTGFTKTDIGAIQVGMGLIATIVGALAGGSILSAIGINRSLWVFGILQAVSNLAYFFLAYIGQNYQAMVLAINVEQFCGGLGTAAFVAFLMSLCNQRFSATQYALLSSLMAVSRDILAAPGGAIAQSTGWPIFFLITIAAAVPGLLLLPVFAPWNPQPVAISRPGLEDEEEDIWGIK, encoded by the coding sequence ATGAGGAAAATTAAATCGCTGCTGGGAGTTTTCGGTAGTCGCAAGATGGCGGCTTTATTATTTTTAGGTTTTTCATCGGGTTTACCGTTATTGTTAATCGGTAATACCTTAAAGGCTTGGATGACTGTAGAGAAGGTAGATTTGGCCGCTATTGGTTGGTTTAGCCTTGCGAGTTTGCCTTATTCCTTAAAGTTTTTATGGTCGCCGTTGGTGGACAGGTTCACCTTGCCAGTTTTGGGACGAAGACGGGGTTGGTTAATTTTGACGCAGATTGCTTTGATTGTAGCGATCGCATTCATGGCTTTCCAACAACCCAAACAAGCATTACAACTACTAGCCATCAACGCCATAGTCATCGCTTTTATCAGTGCAACTCAAGATATTGCTGTTGATGCCTACCGTACCGACGTTTTAGAAAAACTAGAAATGGGGGCTGGTGCAGCCGTTTTTATCTTAGGTTATCGAATTGCCCTATTAGTCGCAGGTGCTTTAGCGTTGATACTTGCTGACAAACTGCCTTGGTCATCAGTTTACTTGTTTATGGCAGGGACAATGGTAATTGGTATTCTTGCCACCTTGTTCGCACCAGAACCCAAGGAAATTAGCCCTCCAGGTTCTCTAGCTGATGCTGTCATCTTGCCCTTTCGAGAATTTTTTCAGCGTCAAGGGATTATCAAAGCTATTTTAATGCTGGCATTCATTACCCTATACAAGCTAGGTGATGCTTTGTTGAGCAATATGACCACGCCTTTTTTGCTGCAAACTGGTTTTACCAAAACCGACATTGGGGCAATTCAAGTGGGGATGGGGTTAATTGCGACGATTGTCGGCGCTTTAGCTGGTGGTTCAATTTTGAGTGCTATTGGCATCAATAGATCGCTTTGGGTTTTTGGTATTCTACAAGCAGTAAGTAATTTAGCTTACTTTTTTCTAGCATACATCGGTCAAAACTACCAAGCTATGGTACTTGCCATCAACGTAGAACAATTTTGTGGTGGATTGGGGACAGCAGCCTTTGTTGCCTTTTTGATGAGTCTTTGTAACCAGCGGTTTTCCGCAACCCAATATGCTTTATTATCCAGCTTAATGGCTGTCAGTCGCGATATTCTGGCGGCCCCTGGAGGCGCGATCGCTCAAAGCACGGGTTGGCCTATATTTTTCTTAATTACCATCGCCGCCGCTGTACCAGGACTACTTCTATTACCAGTATTTGCCCCCTGGAACCCTCAGCCAGTGGCAATATCCAGACCAGGACTTGAGGACGAAGAAGAGGATATATGGGGAATCAAGTAG